The genomic segment TAAATCTCAGGAAGAAGGGCTTCTAAATAACAAGGCAACTTTGAAAGACCTGAAAGTTAAAGTATGGAGCCTCATGTGCCAAAAAGGAGGGGACTGACGGGGGGTCAGAGATCAGATCATGAAGGACTCTGGGGTACAAGACTTGGGGATTTTGATTTATTCCTATATGTACTGGAAAGTTATTGAAGGATTTCAAGGAGAGGAGTGATAGATTTGTGctttaaaatgatagtttttGGCAGCAGTGGATGATGGAGAATAGAAACAGAAGACAGAGGCTACTTACTATCAAAGACCAGGCTAGCGATGAGCAGACCTCAGATTCTGACAACAGCAAgggtggaatttgagaaactgaacagcCAGGAAAGAACACTTGGAAAGGTGGACTAGGGTCTCTGGAATGGAGAGATCTCATGCCATACACTTCTCACAAATGCCTACCAGCTCCAAGGACTACAGAAGACGTTGGTGCAGgacagtgggggagaggcggTGGTTAGATTAGAGATTGCCATAAAAAACTTGACTTGCCCTTTCTTCATGGAGCCATATCTGCTCACTTCTCCTAGGCCCTCAAGCCATCTCTACAGCTGATTACAGTCTCTGCAGAAATGAGCTTTGCCTACAGTATTCCCTGGCTGTCCTGGCTAGACCCAACACAGTGACAAGAGATGGGACTCACTCTATGAAAGCATATTTTCTTTCTGGCCAGGGTGAGTgctcatggtaaaaaaaaaaaaaaaaggagagaacagaATCAAAGGGTTTCCATGGGAATTCCTGAGAACCATGGATAACTAAAGCCTGGGGACAACTGGGGACAGAGTTAGAAGCCCTGGCTCCAGCTCTGAGAGAGAATGGGCATGAGGCCAGGAGCTACTGGCAGGCAAGGAGGACTCAGGGCCATTGATCCCACTCAGGATACTGAGTTGGCCCAAAGCCAGCATGGGGGAGAGAGAGTATTAACTTTGAAAAGTCTACATCCCTAATGCTTAGGAGATGCTAGCTTTTTCTTGAGTTGATTATAGGCCCTAGAGGCTCTGCATATAACTTTCTATCAGTTTCCTTATAAGTGTGCATGGGTCAAattcttcccttctttattttttgtctcttttgctgTGCTGTTTCCTatcttttttccaattttccttcaTACTCACATTACCTCTGGGAGAAGATATCTTGCTAACGTCATTTCCTCAGTCTTTCGGGGTGGGGGCAGATGGGGGCATTCTTGgccattattaacaatagcctagtttttaatcatttcttcttgGGCTCAAGTTTAAAACATCTAAGCGTATATCTTAGCTGGTCCTGTTATAACCTTCAGGGCCAATAAAGGAATTACTGCTGATTGACATTTCCCTGGCATATAGCACGGTGATTTGGGCCATGAAGGAGACATGATCTTCACCGGATCCTTCTGGCACACAAGGAGGAAATATACTGTTGTAATGAATGGAAGAGAAGAGTTTCTGTGCCCCTGCCACACAAGGTTTGGCTTGGGTAAATACGCACTTCCCAGAAGGTTCAGGGGACTTCCAAGGGAAGCCCACGTGCTGGCAAAGCACGCTCCATCTCTTCAGGAAGCAAGTTATAAACTTCAAGAGTCACATTTGTGGCTGTCCAATTCCTCCTCTAAAATCTACCCTCTAGAATCTCTGCAGCTCTGGATATACAGGATGGTTTATGATCAGTATGAAGGCCATCTGGGTGACAGATATCAAAGCTATACACTTCCATATTTTTTGACTCCACAATCCCATTTCTGGGGATTTAGCTTACATACACATGTATTGATGTATGAACATAAAGGTCACTACTGaagtttttgaaatgacaaaaaaagctGGGAACAATCCAAAAGCCTAACCGCAAGGAAACTAGTTAAATAAATCGTGGTACATGCATATAACAGAAATCTATGTAGTGgtaaaaaggaatgaggaaatACTTTATGTGCTACCATGGAAAGTTCAGCAAAACATAAAGTTTATAAAGCAAGGtgtggagggacgcctgggtggctcagtcagttaagcatccaacttcggctcaggtcatgatttcacagtttgtggatttgagcccagcttccggctctgtgctgatagctcagggcctggagcctgctttggattctgtgtctccttcccttgctctgtgctcctcccctgctcatgctctgtttttctctgtctcaaaaatgaataaacgttaaaaaaaatttttttaaagcaaggtgTGTATAACTTGCTACTTTTTCTGTTataaaggggaggaggggaattaAGACTACATATACATGTGCAAAGACAAAAAATGAACCCAGTTGCTACCTGGGGGCAAGTTGGGAAATCGGCAGATAGGGGACATGTATTGGAAGTAGACTTTCACTGTATAGTAATGACAAAACACCAGCTGGTAGATTAATCCTAGCTGTGAgcaggggcatttgggtggctccattagttgagtgtctgacttcagctcaggtcacgatctcacagtttgtgagtttgagccccatgtcaggctctgtgctgacagctcagtatAATGAGTTACCATCTTAAGAATTCAAAAGAAACAATTGTAGATTTCTTTGCTGCCACTTGAAACTTTTGCAAAAGAAAGCTCCTGGACGGCTctgtccattaagcatctgactgtcaATTTTAagtcaggtcaagatctcaggtcttggggtgcctgggtggctcagtcggttgagtgtccgacttcggttcaggtcatgatctcatggtttgtgggttcaagccccgtgtcgggctctgtgtcgacaacttggagcctgatgcctgcttcggattctgtgtctccctctctctctgcccctctgctgctcacgctctgtctctctgtctctctctcaaataagtaaacattaaaaaaaaatttttttttaaatcctatccATGAGCAGAGAAGAGGTTACTGATGCAGCAACTGGTAAAATTCTTAGGTGTTCTTTCCCCCAGGAAAATACTGTGACCCATTGTCAAGGTATGTCATTACCCCTGTTCACAAAGAGCTCTAGCTGTTTTCTAATTTATGACTATAGGCTTCATCCACGGACACAGATGCTTGTATTTCCCCTTGCTGTTAAAGACTTGGACTAGGACAGGCTCCGGCTGGCAAGTACCCGCCTTATTGCTTTCCTGCATGCGAATTGTAGGAAGCCTTCTTTTAAATTCTAAGTCTGTGGATTTAATGTCCATGATAATGATACTTCTTAAAACAGTTTGAACCATGTGATTATTgcttattaaaaacttttttaaaattagggaTAAGACCTGTCACCAGGAAACCAGCAAACCCTAAATCCATCTCCAATTActgtttagaaatacattttctttgttaaaactGGAAGGCAGAATATCTTAGGTATGTAGTGATATGTAAATTAGCACCTTgtgggtacctggctggctcagtctgtggagtaagcaactcttgacctcagggttgtgagtttgagtcccacattgggtatagagattacttaaaaatataatctttggggtgcctgggtagctcagtcagttgggtgtctaactcttgattttggctcaggttgttatctcacagtttatgggctcaagccctgggttgggctctgtgctgacagtgaggagcctgcttgggattctatctctctctgccccttctctgctcacacttgctctctctctctcaaaaataaacattaaacaaacaaacaaaatttaataaataacctttaaaaaaataaaaattaaaattaaaattttaaaaaaattagtaccttgctactattaatattttacacTATGTGAAATAGCTATTCTATCTCTCAATAGTTATTTATGCTAGGAAGTCACCCAAAATGATGATCCAGATTCATCTTAACCCATAACActaacatatatgttatataaaaataatgttatatatattattatatataaaattataaaatatgttatataaaatatataaacatattttatatgttacatataaatatataaacatatgttatatgttatataaaattataaaatgtatgttatataaaaataaaaaatatatataattatacataagtatatatataattatatataatatataatatatattatatattatatattatatattatatattatattatatatattatatatatatagaatttatatattatatatgtatatatataaatatatatacaattaaaaattatatatataaaaaatataaaaatatatatatatataatttttttttttttttttagagagtgagtgtgtgcacacaagaggggcagaggtatcttaagtaggctccacactcagcacagagcctgacgtggggctcattcccatgaccctgggatcatgacctgagccaaaatcaagagttgggcgctcaaccagctaagccacccaccTGGGCACTCCCATGGTCTTTTCATACAAAGTGAGCCTTGATTATAAAGGGATTAAGTTGAGAGTTGCCACCAGTATATATGAGCCTTAGTGTGAATTACTAAGTGGAACTAATTTCTCTAGATATTTAACATCTAACAGCTGGAAAATCATCCTGACATTCTTATTCTGTTGGACTAAGATACTTTACTGTCACCTACCAGAACAtcgttttttaaagtttacttattcattttgagaggctgagagagaacaggggaggggcagagagagagaatctcaagcaggctctgtgttgtaagtgcagagcccgacaaggggctcaatcccacaaactatgagatcatgacctgagccaaaatcaagagtaggacacttaaccgactgagccacccaggtgtccctcagagttttaaagattttttttatttttaaataattttaaataataattttaaataataaatatcttaaaGTTCTAATGAGATGGCATTCCCTAGGGTTGTACAGTATACAACCTGGAAATCTATACTGAGTAGCCCTGATTAGGTTGTGTCAAGCAGTTAAATATTCCCCCAAGCAGCAGCACAGTGGCTAACAGGTCATGGCTCTTAGGTTGGCTTACCACAACTTCCATAGGGTTGGCTATTAAAGAGACAACACTTCGAGACATATAGATTCAGATGTAAGGTCAGCATTGGGTCACTTCCTTATGTCCGTAGTTCCACAGGATGAGACCAAGCCAGAGGGGATCAGATGACAGGTGCCATGGACACTTGGCTCTGCCACTGAGGagacaactccaagatcaagccAAACACTTTTATAGCCTGCAACCATATTGTTCAGGGGATTGAAAGTCCTGTGCTTGCTTGAGATGAAGGAAGGTAATGAGAAATGGCCTATGGCAACCTCCCTCGAgataggggaggtgggtgaggtaATTCTTCATAAGTCAGCTGATCTCCCTTAGTTTCAGAAGGACATTTAACCAAAACTTGGGTCAGACTATGGTTAAGCTTTACCTAAGTGGCCTGTGTATCACCAAGGTGCCACGGTGGAGCTGATCCTCTACGTTGATGAAATATGACTGAGCTCAGTCATTTTTGGTAGGTcactggaaaagaaagaccaGCAGGGAGGAAGTAAAGAGCCTAAGACAAATAGAACTTACTGACACACTAACTGCAAGGGACAGGGATTGATTCAGAGAAGGATCTGTGCAGTTGGTTGTTAGAAATTTCCAGCACTCTAGCTGCTCCTTGCTCAGGGTTAGGGAATAAAAGCAGATGGAAGGCAGACACCAAAACAGAAGCCTAACACAGCCCTTCTGCTTGTTCCTTAAGGTCCTCCACTTCAGCATGATGCTGCCAAAAAAAATGAGGCCACTGCTGTTCCTGGTTTCCCAGATGGCCATCTTTGCTCTATTATTCCATCTATATGGCCACAACTTCAACTCCCTGTCCACGAAGGAGGAGCCCAAGCCCATGCATGTGCTGGTCCTGTCTTCCTGGCGCTCTGGCTCCTCTTTTGTGGGACAGCTTTTTGGGCAGCACCCAGATGTCTTCTACCTGATGGAACCTGCCTGGCACATCTGGATGACCTTCACAGAGAGCACTGCCTGGAGGCTGCATATGGCGGCCAGGGATCTGATACGTGCCATTTTTCTGTGTGACATGAGTGTCTTTGATGCCTACATGAAACCTGGTCCTCGGAGACAGTCCAGTCTCTTCCAGTGGGAGGGCAGCCGGGCCCTGTGTTCCCCGCCTGCCTGCAATGTGTTCTCGCGGGATATGATCATACCTCAGGCTCACTGCAAACTTCTGTGCAGTAAACAGCCTTTTGAGGTGGTAGAGAAGGCCTGTCGCTCCTATAGCCACGTGGTGCTCAAGGAGGTGCGCTTCTTCAATCTGCAAGTGCTCTACCCACTGCTGAAAGACCCTTCCCTCAATCTGCACATCGTGCACCTGGTGCGGGACCCCCGGGCAGTGTTCCGTTCTCGAGAACACACCACAGAGGAACTCATGACTGACAGCCGCATTGTGATGGGGCAGCAGGGGGAGAAACTCAAGAAGGAGGACCAGCCCTACTATGTGATGCAGGTCATCTGCCAAAGCCAGATGGAGATCTACAAGGCTGTGCAGTCCTTGCCCACAGCTCTGAGGCAACGCTACTTGCTCATACGCTATGAGGACCTGGTCCGGGACCCCCTTGGCCACACTGACCAAATGTATAAATTTGTGGGGTTGAAATTCTTGCCCCAGCTCCAGACCTGGGTGTACAATAGCACTCGAGGCAAGGGCATGGGTAATCATGCCTTCCACACTAATGCCAGGAATGCCCTCAACGTCTCTCAGGCCTGGCGCTGGACCTTGCCTTATGCAAAGGTTTCTCGACTTCAAAAAGTCTGCAATGATACCATGACTTTGCTGGGCTACCACCTTGTCAGATCTGAGCAAGAGCAGAGAAACCTGTCACTGGATCTTCTGTCTACCTAGACCCCCTCCAAGTAAGTCTGCCAAGAGGGTTGAGGAGACTCTGTCCCCACTTGGCACCAGCCTCAGCCACATTAACTGAAGTCTTCTGAGCCTTAATTACATTTCTATCAGTGTACATGTGAGCATGGGTTGTGTCCACACATGTTCAAGCTAGGAGATCTCTGTCTCTACTCATGCCAAGAA from the Prionailurus viverrinus isolate Anna chromosome E2, UM_Priviv_1.0, whole genome shotgun sequence genome contains:
- the CHST4 gene encoding carbohydrate sulfotransferase 4, which encodes MMLPKKMRPLLFLVSQMAIFALLFHLYGHNFNSLSTKEEPKPMHVLVLSSWRSGSSFVGQLFGQHPDVFYLMEPAWHIWMTFTESTAWRLHMAARDLIRAIFLCDMSVFDAYMKPGPRRQSSLFQWEGSRALCSPPACNVFSRDMIIPQAHCKLLCSKQPFEVVEKACRSYSHVVLKEVRFFNLQVLYPLLKDPSLNLHIVHLVRDPRAVFRSREHTTEELMTDSRIVMGQQGEKLKKEDQPYYVMQVICQSQMEIYKAVQSLPTALRQRYLLIRYEDLVRDPLGHTDQMYKFVGLKFLPQLQTWVYNSTRGKGMGNHAFHTNARNALNVSQAWRWTLPYAKVSRLQKVCNDTMTLLGYHLVRSEQEQRNLSLDLLST